A region from the Deltaproteobacteria bacterium genome encodes:
- the ilvC gene encoding ketol-acid reductoisomerase — protein sequence MKIYYDKDADPALLKKRKIAVIGYGSQGHAQAQNLRDSKMNVVVGVRKGSRGWKQAGKDGMTAMTVAEAAAWGDVIHILLPDEVQGEVYRSEIAPHVKKGNILSFSHGFNIHYGQIVPPADVNVMMVAPKGPGHLVRHEYLQKSGVPSLIAIFQDPSKNTKKVALAYARAIGAGRAGVIETTFKEETETDLFGEQAVLCGGCSELVMAGFETLVEAGYAPEMAYFECLHELKLIVDLIQEGGIANMRYSVSNTAEYGDLTRGPRVIGKESRAAMKEILGEIQNGEFAREWMLENRVNAPVLNALRNKGLAHPIETVGKKLRSMMSWLQKEKLVKEKK from the coding sequence ATGAAGATCTATTATGACAAGGATGCGGATCCGGCGCTTTTAAAGAAAAGGAAGATTGCCGTTATTGGATACGGGAGCCAGGGACATGCCCAGGCTCAGAATCTCCGGGACAGCAAAATGAACGTAGTGGTCGGCGTCCGGAAAGGTTCCCGCGGGTGGAAGCAGGCCGGGAAGGATGGAATGACCGCCATGACCGTGGCGGAGGCTGCGGCCTGGGGGGATGTGATTCATATCCTCCTGCCGGATGAGGTCCAGGGCGAGGTTTATCGAAGCGAGATCGCCCCTCACGTAAAGAAGGGGAATATCCTCAGCTTTTCCCACGGATTCAATATCCACTATGGGCAGATCGTGCCGCCGGCGGATGTAAATGTCATGATGGTCGCTCCCAAAGGTCCGGGACATCTCGTGCGTCATGAGTATCTCCAGAAAAGCGGAGTGCCGTCCCTGATCGCCATTTTTCAGGACCCTTCGAAGAATACCAAAAAGGTTGCCCTGGCTTATGCCCGTGCCATCGGAGCCGGCCGGGCCGGAGTGATTGAGACGACCTTCAAGGAAGAGACGGAGACCGATCTGTTCGGCGAACAGGCCGTCCTCTGCGGCGGGTGCAGTGAACTGGTGATGGCCGGGTTCGAGACACTGGTTGAAGCCGGATATGCACCGGAAATGGCGTATTTTGAATGTCTCCATGAACTGAAGCTGATCGTCGATCTCATCCAGGAGGGCGGGATTGCGAACATGCGTTACTCGGTTAGCAATACCGCGGAGTATGGTGATCTGACCCGCGGTCCTCGCGTGATCGGAAAGGAATCGAGGGCCGCCATGAAGGAGATCTTGGGGGAGATCCAGAACGGGGAGTTCGCCCGGGAATGGATGCTGGAGAACCGGGTGAATGCGCCGGTGTTGAATGCCCTGCGGAACAAGGGACTGGCCCACCCGATTGAAACGGTCGGCAAGAAACTCCGTTCCATGATGAGCTGGCTCCAGAAGGAAAAACTGGTGAAGGAAAAGAAATAG
- a CDS encoding 2-isopropylmalate synthase encodes MEKIVRIFDTTLRDGEQSPGCSMNLAEKIRVARQLAALKVDIIEAGFPIASPGDFESVREVARTVKGPVICGLARATEKDIDRAWEAVREAERARIHIFIATSDLHLQFKLKKSREEVLEQAVRAVRRAKKYTEDVEFSAEDAARSDVDYLCRVIGAVIDAGATTVNIPDTVGYAIPDEFGRLIAVIREKVENIDRAVISVHCHNDLGLAVANSLAAVQNGARQVECTINGLGERAGNASLEETVMAVRTRKNLFGVTTNIETEKIYQSSRLVSNITGMLVQANKAVVGANAFAHESGIHQDGFLKKQETYEIMTPESIGLAKSTLVLGKHSGRHAFRTRLEEMGYRLNDEEIDRAFDRFKILADAKKEIFDEDIVALIADEVYRIPDIYELESVEAHSVTGKAPRAKVRMCVDGECVTVESTGDGPVDAVYSAIRKIAKNDSPLVGYFVKGITGGTDAQGEVTTRVRDGEKIFIGQGADTDIILASARAYVNALNRLEHWRRNRK; translated from the coding sequence ATGGAAAAGATCGTACGAATATTCGACACGACCCTTCGGGATGGGGAGCAGTCACCCGGATGCAGCATGAACCTCGCGGAGAAGATTCGTGTGGCCCGGCAGTTAGCGGCGCTGAAGGTCGATATCATCGAGGCGGGGTTTCCGATCGCGTCCCCCGGGGATTTTGAATCGGTCCGGGAAGTTGCCCGAACGGTGAAGGGGCCGGTGATCTGCGGTCTCGCCCGGGCCACGGAGAAGGATATCGACCGGGCGTGGGAGGCGGTGCGTGAGGCGGAGCGGGCACGAATCCATATTTTTATCGCGACCTCCGATCTCCACCTTCAGTTTAAACTGAAGAAGTCCCGGGAGGAGGTCCTGGAACAGGCCGTCCGGGCCGTCCGGCGAGCGAAGAAATATACGGAGGATGTGGAATTTTCCGCCGAGGATGCCGCCCGTTCCGACGTGGACTATCTCTGCCGAGTAATCGGGGCGGTCATCGATGCCGGGGCGACCACCGTGAACATCCCCGATACCGTGGGTTATGCCATTCCCGATGAATTCGGAAGGCTCATTGCCGTGATCCGGGAGAAGGTCGAAAATATCGACCGGGCCGTGATCAGTGTCCACTGTCATAACGATCTGGGACTGGCCGTGGCCAACTCCCTGGCCGCCGTACAGAACGGCGCCCGTCAGGTGGAATGCACCATCAACGGGCTGGGGGAACGGGCCGGAAATGCTTCCCTGGAAGAGACGGTCATGGCGGTCCGGACCCGGAAAAATCTCTTCGGTGTGACCACAAATATCGAGACGGAAAAAATCTACCAGAGTTCGCGTCTGGTCAGTAACATTACGGGGATGTTGGTGCAGGCCAACAAGGCGGTCGTCGGGGCGAATGCCTTCGCCCATGAGTCGGGGATTCACCAGGACGGTTTTCTCAAGAAACAGGAGACCTACGAGATCATGACCCCCGAGTCGATCGGGTTGGCAAAGAGTACGCTCGTTCTCGGGAAACATTCCGGCAGGCATGCCTTTCGGACCCGTCTTGAAGAGATGGGGTACCGGTTGAACGATGAGGAGATCGATCGGGCCTTTGACCGTTTCAAAATCCTGGCCGATGCCAAGAAAGAGATCTTCGATGAGGATATCGTGGCGCTGATTGCCGACGAGGTCTATCGGATTCCGGATATCTATGAGTTGGAGTCGGTCGAGGCCCACAGCGTCACGGGGAAAGCTCCGCGGGCGAAAGTCCGGATGTGTGTGGACGGGGAGTGTGTGACCGTGGAATCAACCGGGGACGGTCCCGTTGACGCCGTCTATTCGGCGATCAGGAAGATCGCGAAGAACGACTCTCCTCTTGTCGGGTATTTCGTCAAGGGGATCACCGGCGGCACAGACGCCCAGGGGGAGGTGACGACCCGCGTCCGGGACGGGGAGAAGATTTTCATCGGGCAGGGGGCCGACACCGACATCATCCTCGCCTCCGCCCGGGCCTACGTGAATGCGTTGAATCGGCTGGAGCACTGGAGGCGCAACCGTAAATAG
- the ilvN gene encoding acetolactate synthase small subunit: MRHTISVLVENKFGVLARVSGLFSGRGFNIESLNVAPTLDPALSQMTLVTRGDDRILEQITKQLNKLINVIKVIDYSTEADFINRELVLIKVSAKAEHRAEALRIVDIFRAKVVDASHAHYTIEVTGSEGKVNGMINMLKPLGIKGIVRTGLTAMSRG; encoded by the coding sequence ATGCGTCATACCATCTCCGTTCTGGTGGAAAACAAATTCGGTGTTCTGGCCCGGGTATCCGGTCTTTTCAGCGGCCGGGGATTTAATATCGAAAGCCTGAATGTCGCTCCCACACTTGATCCGGCTCTGTCGCAGATGACTCTTGTGACCCGGGGGGATGACCGGATCCTGGAACAGATTACGAAACAACTGAACAAGCTGATCAACGTGATCAAGGTGATCGATTATTCGACGGAAGCGGACTTCATCAATCGGGAGCTGGTCCTGATCAAGGTCTCGGCCAAGGCGGAACATCGTGCCGAAGCACTCCGGATTGTCGATATTTTCCGGGCCAAGGTGGTGGATGCAAGCCACGCCCACTACACGATCGAGGTGACCGGAAGCGAGGGAAAAGTCAACGGAATGATCAATATGTTAAAGCCCTTGGGGATCAAGGGAATCGTGCGGACGGGCCTGACGGCCATGTCCAGAGGATAA
- the pssA gene encoding CDP-diacylglycerol--serine O-phosphatidyltransferase has translation MNKAADRPRGIHLLPNIFTSGNLFLGFYSIIASVLGDYERAAVAIILGGLFDSLDGKIARWTHTTSRFGVEYDSLSDLVTFGMAPAILSFLWALKPFGRVGWLAAFLFVLAGAFRLARFNADVEVVDKKYFVGLPIPAGAGVVATSVIAYHEIFGYSESDKPFWFVIVVLLTAFLMVSNIRYYSFKDVDLVKRRPFKILVFSILGALVIAAKPEIVLFLIAVTYALSGVVEGIRHRKSIDVLDIDDEDVVKR, from the coding sequence ATGAATAAAGCCGCTGACCGTCCACGGGGGATCCATCTTCTCCCGAATATCTTTACCTCGGGGAATCTCTTTCTCGGTTTTTATTCCATCATCGCCTCCGTCCTGGGCGATTATGAGCGGGCGGCGGTAGCGATTATCCTGGGCGGGCTTTTTGATTCCCTGGACGGCAAGATCGCCCGGTGGACCCATACCACCTCCCGCTTCGGCGTGGAATACGATTCCCTTTCCGACCTTGTGACATTCGGGATGGCGCCGGCGATCTTAAGTTTTCTCTGGGCGCTCAAGCCCTTCGGACGGGTCGGCTGGCTGGCGGCCTTTCTCTTCGTGTTGGCCGGGGCCTTCCGCCTTGCCCGGTTTAATGCCGACGTCGAGGTGGTGGACAAAAAATATTTCGTCGGATTGCCGATTCCGGCCGGGGCCGGTGTGGTCGCCACGTCCGTGATTGCCTATCATGAGATTTTCGGCTATTCGGAGTCGGACAAGCCCTTCTGGTTCGTGATTGTGGTTCTTCTCACGGCCTTTCTCATGGTGAGTAACATCCGGTACTACAGTTTCAAGGATGTTGACCTGGTCAAACGGCGTCCCTTCAAGATCCTGGTTTTCTCGATCCTGGGGGCGTTGGTGATCGCGGCAAAACCGGAGATTGTTCTCTTCCTGATTGCCGTGACCTATGCTCTTTCCGGCGTGGTCGAAGGAATCCGTCACAGAAAATCGATTGATGTACTTGACATTGATGATGAAGATGTAGTAAAAAGATAG
- the leuC gene encoding 3-isopropylmalate dehydratase large subunit, whose product MGMTITEKILAAHAGKDKVEPGELITAKVDIALANDITAPIAIKKFRESGAERVFDRERVVLVPDHFSPNKDIDSAEQCKILRDFAREQDLTYYFEVGQMGVEHALLPEQGIVVPGDIVIGADSHTCTYGALGAFSTGMGSTDLAAAFITGETWFKVPESMKFIYRGKLPKWVGGKDLILHTIGEIGVDGALYRAMEFTGEVIETLPMEHRLTMANMAIEAGGKNGIIAPDAITEQYVTGRARRKPLFYFSDPDASYCDVREYDCSKLEPQVAFPHLPENVHGVGEASEITIDQVVVGSCTNGRLPDLREAAEVIRGKKVAKYVRMIVIPATQQIYRAAMKEGLLDIFIEAGAAVSTPTCGPCLGGYMGILAKGERAVATTNRNFVGRMGHPESEVYLANPAVAAASAVTGRITHPEEVV is encoded by the coding sequence ATGGGAATGACGATTACCGAAAAGATCCTTGCGGCTCACGCCGGAAAGGATAAAGTCGAGCCGGGGGAACTGATCACGGCCAAGGTCGATATCGCCCTGGCCAACGACATCACGGCGCCGATTGCGATAAAGAAATTCCGGGAGTCGGGTGCGGAACGGGTCTTCGACCGGGAGCGCGTTGTGCTCGTGCCGGACCATTTCTCCCCCAACAAGGATATCGACTCGGCGGAGCAATGTAAGATCCTCCGTGATTTCGCCCGGGAGCAGGACCTGACTTATTACTTCGAGGTCGGTCAGATGGGGGTGGAGCACGCCCTCCTGCCGGAGCAGGGGATCGTCGTACCGGGGGACATTGTGATCGGTGCGGATTCTCATACCTGCACTTACGGTGCGCTCGGCGCTTTTTCCACCGGCATGGGATCCACCGACCTTGCCGCGGCCTTTATCACCGGTGAGACCTGGTTCAAGGTCCCCGAATCGATGAAGTTCATCTACAGGGGGAAGCTCCCGAAGTGGGTGGGAGGCAAGGATCTGATTCTTCATACCATCGGGGAGATTGGTGTCGACGGTGCCCTCTACAGGGCCATGGAGTTCACCGGCGAGGTGATCGAAACCCTCCCCATGGAACACCGCCTTACGATGGCCAACATGGCCATTGAAGCGGGCGGCAAGAACGGAATCATCGCTCCGGACGCCATTACCGAGCAGTATGTCACGGGGCGTGCCCGGCGCAAACCGCTCTTCTACTTCAGCGATCCGGACGCATCCTACTGCGACGTTCGGGAATACGACTGTTCGAAACTTGAACCGCAGGTTGCCTTTCCTCATCTGCCGGAGAACGTTCATGGTGTAGGGGAGGCCTCGGAGATCACCATCGATCAGGTGGTGGTCGGTTCCTGTACGAACGGACGACTTCCGGACCTCCGGGAGGCGGCGGAAGTGATCCGGGGAAAGAAGGTGGCGAAATATGTGCGGATGATCGTCATCCCGGCCACGCAGCAGATCTACCGTGCGGCGATGAAGGAGGGGCTCCTCGATATCTTCATCGAAGCGGGAGCCGCCGTCAGTACCCCGACCTGCGGTCCCTGCCTGGGAGGTTACATGGGAATCCTCGCCAAAGGGGAACGGGCCGTGGCCACGACAAACCGGAACTTCGTCGGACGGATGGGACATCCGGAGAGTGAAGTCTATCTTGCAAATCCCGCCGTGGCGGCCGCCTCGGCCGTGACGGGACGGATTACCCATCCGGAGGAAGTTGTATAA
- a CDS encoding carbon starvation protein A: MNSVLVALMALTAYLLAYRFYARFLGRKIFRIDPERATPAHTLRDDIDFVPTNRYVLFGHHFASIAGAAPIVGPAIAVIYGWLPGLLWVVLGTIFIGGVHDFSSLVVSLRHQGRSIGDLTEDLIGRRARNLFLILIFFGLSLVLAVFAIVIGVLFRQHPQSVFPTFFLIILAMGIGTLVFKTGFGLKGATVVGVLLMGWGIAYGASHPMGGGISLNLWIVILLSYAFVASVLPVWALLQPRDYLNSFALYFGLGAMYLGLFLVHPKIVAPAVQLHPVGAPPIFPFLFILIACGAISGFHSLVASGTTAKQIDRETDASFIGYGAMLAEGSLSTMAVLACTAGIGSAALWHQRYASWGAMNSLSHKLGAFVDGAGGFVSALGFSPEVSKTLVVVIVVSFAMTTLDTCARMLRFIVSEIGENAGISVLQNRYPASAAAVLSGLALARIPVGKVSSGMALWPLFGVTNQIIAALALLTVSVYLYRKGRPTLYTMLPMVFMLVVSISGMFLKISAYWRDRNFLLLGVGSLILLLEVWLVLESWIVFREQRNGRKGPAAEGTISP, from the coding sequence AGGAAGATCTTCAGGATCGATCCTGAACGGGCGACTCCGGCCCATACCCTGCGGGATGACATCGATTTCGTTCCCACCAACCGCTATGTCCTTTTCGGCCACCATTTTGCCTCCATCGCAGGGGCGGCACCCATCGTCGGGCCGGCCATTGCCGTGATTTACGGCTGGCTGCCGGGGCTTCTCTGGGTGGTTCTGGGAACGATTTTTATCGGCGGGGTCCATGATTTTTCGTCCCTTGTCGTTTCTCTCAGGCACCAGGGCCGTTCCATTGGGGATCTGACGGAAGATCTCATCGGTCGCCGTGCGCGCAATCTCTTCCTGATTTTGATCTTCTTTGGACTGAGCCTCGTCCTTGCGGTTTTTGCCATCGTCATCGGGGTCCTCTTCCGGCAGCATCCCCAGTCGGTCTTTCCGACCTTTTTTCTCATTATCCTTGCCATGGGGATCGGAACCCTGGTCTTCAAGACCGGTTTCGGTCTCAAAGGGGCAACGGTCGTCGGCGTTCTCCTGATGGGGTGGGGGATTGCCTATGGGGCCTCTCATCCCATGGGGGGCGGGATCTCACTGAATCTCTGGATCGTGATCCTGCTCTCCTATGCCTTTGTCGCTTCCGTTCTCCCCGTCTGGGCGCTGCTCCAACCCCGGGATTACCTGAACTCCTTCGCCCTTTATTTCGGGCTGGGGGCGATGTACCTCGGGCTTTTTCTCGTCCATCCGAAGATCGTGGCGCCTGCGGTTCAGCTTCATCCGGTCGGCGCCCCGCCGATCTTCCCCTTTCTCTTTATCCTGATCGCCTGCGGGGCGATCTCCGGGTTTCATTCCCTTGTTGCCTCCGGGACAACGGCCAAACAGATCGACCGGGAGACGGACGCTTCCTTTATCGGTTACGGTGCCATGCTGGCCGAGGGGAGTCTCTCGACCATGGCGGTACTCGCCTGTACGGCCGGGATCGGTTCGGCCGCCCTTTGGCATCAGCGGTATGCCTCCTGGGGAGCGATGAACTCCCTGTCGCATAAGTTGGGGGCCTTTGTGGACGGGGCCGGAGGTTTCGTCTCGGCCCTCGGGTTTTCTCCGGAGGTTTCGAAAACCCTCGTTGTGGTAATCGTCGTCTCCTTTGCCATGACCACCCTTGATACCTGTGCCCGAATGCTTCGCTTTATCGTCTCCGAGATCGGTGAAAATGCCGGGATTTCCGTTTTGCAGAATCGTTACCCGGCCTCTGCCGCGGCCGTTCTTTCGGGACTGGCCCTGGCCCGGATCCCCGTTGGAAAGGTCTCGTCGGGGATGGCCCTTTGGCCGCTCTTCGGTGTGACCAACCAGATCATTGCAGCGCTGGCCCTTCTGACGGTCAGTGTCTATCTTTACAGGAAAGGTCGGCCGACACTTTATACAATGCTTCCGATGGTCTTTATGCTGGTTGTTTCCATCTCCGGGATGTTCCTGAAGATCTCCGCCTATTGGCGGGACCGGAACTTCCTTCTCCTCGGCGTCGGATCGCTTATCCTTCTTCTTGAGGTCTGGCTGGTACTGGAGTCATGGATTGTTTTCCGGGAACAGAGAAACGGCCGGAAGGGTCCGGCGGCAGAGGGGACGATCTCTCCCTGA
- the ilvB gene encoding biosynthetic-type acetolactate synthase large subunit, with protein sequence MKLSGAEIFVECLKKEGVDTLFGYPGGVVLNIYDVLHQQREIRHILTKHEQGAVHAADGYARASGKPGVVLVTSGPGATNTVTGIATAYMDSIPLVIFTGQVPMSMIGNDAFQEADIVGITRPCTKHNYLVSDVSKLASTIKEAFHIATTGRKGPVLIDLPKDVSVNKTEFVYPSKVDLKGFKPTLHGNLQQIKRAVSLMRKAERPVLFTGGGVILSGAAEELKKIAKKTWIPVTSTLMGLGGFPGEDVLFLGMPGMHGTYVANLALQNADLIVAVGARFDDRVTGRIDAFAPKAEIVHIDIDPTSIKKNVRVDVPIVGDCRNTLRELNKLISAVRGAGWKAKHKAWLDRLAQWREKRPLIYRTRKGKIAPQYVVEEIYKATKGKAIITTEVGQNQMWAAQFYKFQSPRQFLTSGGLGTMGYGFPAAIGAQFACPDRVVFDIAGDGSIQMNIQELATAVQHRLPVNIAILDNRFLGMVRQWQQLFYDCRYSSTCLQSGPDFVKLAEAYGAVGIRVTKKEDVPDAVREAISIKNTVLLDFVIDREANVMPMVPAGAAIDEMIFEEKRGKKKLTSDQADRITG encoded by the coding sequence ATGAAACTTTCCGGTGCCGAAATCTTTGTGGAATGTCTGAAAAAGGAAGGGGTCGATACCCTCTTTGGTTACCCCGGCGGAGTGGTGCTGAATATCTATGATGTCCTTCATCAACAGCGGGAGATCCGTCATATCCTGACCAAGCATGAGCAGGGGGCCGTCCACGCGGCCGACGGCTATGCCCGTGCCTCGGGAAAACCGGGCGTGGTCCTGGTAACCTCCGGTCCCGGCGCCACCAATACAGTGACCGGCATTGCCACGGCCTATATGGATTCGATTCCTCTTGTGATCTTTACCGGCCAGGTCCCGATGTCGATGATCGGAAACGACGCCTTCCAGGAGGCGGACATCGTCGGGATCACTCGCCCCTGCACCAAGCACAACTATCTGGTCAGCGATGTCTCCAAACTGGCTTCGACCATCAAGGAGGCTTTTCATATCGCCACGACGGGACGCAAAGGACCGGTTTTGATCGATCTTCCCAAGGATGTCTCGGTGAACAAGACGGAATTTGTTTATCCGTCGAAGGTCGATCTGAAGGGTTTCAAACCGACCCTGCACGGGAACCTTCAGCAGATCAAGCGGGCGGTGTCGTTGATGCGGAAAGCGGAACGACCGGTTCTGTTCACGGGAGGCGGAGTGATCCTCTCCGGGGCTGCAGAGGAGCTGAAGAAAATTGCCAAAAAGACCTGGATTCCGGTGACGAGTACCCTGATGGGGCTGGGCGGATTTCCCGGGGAGGATGTGCTCTTTCTCGGAATGCCCGGTATGCACGGGACCTATGTCGCCAACCTGGCCCTCCAGAATGCCGATCTCATTGTTGCCGTCGGCGCCCGCTTCGATGACCGGGTGACCGGCAGGATCGATGCCTTTGCGCCCAAGGCGGAGATTGTCCATATTGATATTGATCCGACATCGATCAAGAAAAACGTCCGTGTCGATGTCCCGATCGTCGGAGATTGCCGGAATACCCTGCGGGAACTGAACAAGCTGATTTCCGCTGTGCGCGGCGCAGGCTGGAAAGCAAAACATAAAGCATGGCTTGACCGGCTTGCGCAGTGGCGGGAAAAGCGTCCCTTGATCTATCGTACACGCAAGGGAAAGATTGCTCCGCAATACGTGGTGGAAGAGATTTATAAGGCGACGAAAGGCAAGGCCATCATCACGACCGAAGTCGGTCAGAACCAGATGTGGGCCGCCCAGTTCTATAAATTTCAATCCCCTCGCCAATTCCTCACCTCCGGGGGACTGGGGACGATGGGATATGGTTTTCCCGCGGCAATCGGTGCGCAGTTTGCCTGTCCCGACCGGGTGGTCTTCGATATCGCAGGGGACGGCAGCATCCAGATGAATATTCAGGAACTGGCCACGGCCGTTCAGCACCGTCTGCCGGTGAATATCGCCATTCTTGATAATCGTTTTCTCGGGATGGTCCGGCAGTGGCAGCAGCTTTTTTATGACTGCCGGTACTCTTCAACCTGCCTGCAGAGTGGTCCCGACTTCGTGAAACTGGCCGAGGCCTACGGGGCGGTAGGGATCCGGGTGACGAAAAAAGAAGATGTTCCCGATGCCGTTCGGGAGGCCATCTCCATCAAAAACACGGTCCTTCTCGATTTCGTGATCGACCGGGAGGCCAACGTGATGCCGATGGTGCCGGCGGGAGCGGCGATCGATGAGATGATCTTTGAGGAGAAACGGGGGAAGAAGAAACTGACCTCCGACCAGGCCGACCGGATCACCGGATAG